The DNA sequence TGGCCCAGACGGATCAGCGACTGCCGCTTCACGCCCGGGTCAAAGACGACCTGATCCGGCGCGTCCGGGCAAACGAATGGGCCAGCACAACACCGCTGCCGCCCGAGTCTGCTTTGGCTGAGGAGTACGGCATATCAGTAGGAACGCTGCGGCGTGTCCTTGCCGAACTGGCGGCGGACGGGATTCTTGAACGCCACCAGGGACGGGGCACGTACGTTCGTCGGGCTACATTCCAGCACTCCTTGTTCCGTTTCTTCCGGATGCAGGGTGGAGCCGGGCAGACCCCCGGCAGCCGCATCCTTGAGCGGACCACGCAGGACGCACCCTCCCACGTCGCCGCCGCCCTGCAGATCCACGAACATTCCCCCGTATTGCACCTTCACCGTCTTCGTTTGTGGCAGGACACCCCTTTCCTGGTCGAAGACATCTGGCTCCCGCTGCCGCAGTTTCAGGCCATCGCCGACATTGAACTCAAGGAGCTGGGCAACCTGCTGTATCCGGAATACGAAAACCGGATCGGCCTCATCATCGGCTCAGCAACCGAGGAACTCTCCGTCACCCAGACAACAGACGCGCAGGCCGCACTTCTGGGCTGCAAAACCGGGGACCCCCTCGTCAAAATCAACCGCACCGCACGAACCCACACCGGCGACGTCGCCGAGTACCGCGAGTCCTATGGACTGGCATCAACATTCCGATACCAAGTGGAGATCAACTAAGCCATGCAAGAACTCGTGGCCGTTTCCGGCCTTGTCCTCATCTTCGGCCTCTCAATGTGGCGCAACATCAACATGGGCGCCGTCGCCCTGGTTGTTGCCTTCCTGCTCGGCGTACTCTATTTCGGCCAAACGGCCACCGACATCGCCTCCGGCTTCCCGGGCAGCCTCCTGATCACCCTGCTGGGCGTGACCTACCTCTTCGGCATGGCACGGGCCAACGGCACCATCGACCAAATCGTCGGCGGCGCCGTCGGGGCAGTCCGGGGGCGGGTTGCCCTCGTTCCGTGGGTCTTCTTCATCCTCGCCGCCATCATCACCGGATCCGGGGCGCTGTCTGCAGCCACCAACGCCATTCTCATCCCCGTGGGCCTGGCCTTCGCCCAGCGCTACAGGATTAACCCGCTGCTGGTCGGGCTGTGCATCATCAACGGCACCAATGCCGGCGGCTTTTCCCCCATCGCCGTGTACTACAACATCGTCAACGGCGTCCTGGCGAAAGTGGGCGTCTCCGTGGACGCCGGTCAGCTCTTCCTCTGGACCTTCATCGCCAACGTTGTCATCAACGCGGTCGCGTTCATTCTCCTTGGGGGACCGGAACTGATGCGCCGCGGTCGCGAGGAAGACACCGCGGACTCCACCACCTCCTACCTCGGCGGCGGCACCGCCACCATCACTAGAACCGCTACCTGGACCGGCGAGAAAATCGTCACCGTGGTCCTCATGGTCAGCATCCTGGTCGGCGCCCTGGGCTTCAAACTCGACGTCGGATTCCTCGCCCTCGCCGCAGCCGTCGTTCTCTCCGCCCTGTACCCGCAACACTCCAAGGAGGCCCTGGGACACATCGGCTGGAACGTCATCCTGCTGATCGGCGGAATCGTCACCTACATCAGCGTGCTGGAATCCGCGGGTGTCATCAAAGAACTCGCCCACTCCGTCGCGGGCATCGGCACGCCACTGCTCGCCGCACTCATGATGCTCGTAGTGGCAGGCGTCGTATCAGCCTTCGCCTCCACCAACGCCATGTTCGTCGTCCTGGTCCCCCTCGCAGCCCCGCTGCTTGTCACAGGCTCCGTCGCGGTTCTGGGCTTCGTGATCGCGCTCTGCATCGCAGCATCGGCTGTGGACTCCAGTCCCTTCTCCACCGGTGGCGCACTCGTCATCGCCAACACCGAAGAAGACAAACGCGACAAGACCTTCCGCGGCATGATGATCTGGGGCATGTCCATGATCGTGGCAGCACCCCTGCTGGCCTGGCTCCTGTTCGTAGTGATCTAACCCTTAAACACCAACAGAAGGAGGGCTGAGTTCTCAGCCCTCCTTCATCACTCCCGAGTTATCACAACAACGACATCAAATATCAGTCTCACCCCTTCAGGCAGGACAAGAAGGACGGCCGTGCCAGCTCCGTTACAAGAACCGGTCCCGAATTGGACCAAACTACGACGTGGGGATCGAGTAGCAGTCTCCAAAAACGGGACACTTCTGGCGTCGGGAATCGTCGATATGGTCGCGTTGGACGGCAGCGTCTTCTGGCTAAACCAAGACGGCGTCGCCGGCCGCAGCCTGCTCCTCTACGCAGACAAACTCACGGTCCTAAAACGACCGTAGGAGTGCCCTTAAGGGATACGACTATCGTCTCGTCCTCAGGACACTGGCCCGGTTTTCCACCACGCAGGGTGAAAGGTGGTGCCGCCCAAGGAGGACCACGCCTGCGTCAGGAAGCCGAGCTCGGCGTTGGCCCCTTGCGCCTGTGGGGACAGGACCTTCAACACGTCCTGCAACGCCCGCTCGCTGGACGGGATGAGGGAGTTGTTCCACGCGGCGCAGGCCGCTACCGGCAAGAAGGGCCTTGTGCGGGTAGCCAACACCTGCCACTTCGCGTACGACGGCACCCTTACTCTTTGAACGCCACGAACGGCGGCTGAGGGTAAGACCCGCGGCGACCAAAAGGATCAACAAACTGGTCGCCGCCGGTTTGGTGACCCGGGAAAGCAATCCGCGGGACGGTCGCGGGGCTTTGATTCGTTTGACCCCGAAGGGTCAGGAAACCATCCTTCCTGTGCTCCGCTCCGTGTCCGACTTTGAAGCAAAGCTCGTTGGCTTCGTGCCGCCTGAGGACCGAAATGCCCTCACCGAACGGCTCCGCAGCCTCCTAACCAACGTCGAAGCGGTGGAGCGCTAGGCCGCAACGATACCGGTCCGGCCGTCCTGTGGATGGCCGGACCGGCTGTCCGGAGCGTCGGAGACTCTAGTGTTGGTGTGAGGCTCCGTGCGCGTGTGCAGGCGGGGTGGCCGTGCCGGAGATGCTGCCGGTAATCCAGGACATCATGCCCGCCGCGGCGTCGAAAGCCGGCTTCCGGTCTGCGTTGGACCAGACTGTCTCTGGACGGCACTGAAGCAGGATCACGTTACTGCCCTCGGGGAGTTCTTCGTCCACGGCAAACTCGATGTCCTGGGGTGCCTGATGGATCCGTTCGAGCTTCTTGCCGAGCGTGGCCAGGGCAACTACTTCGTCGTCCTGCAGGCACAGGATGTTCCGGCGTTCAGCAGGAACGTCCACCGGCGCGTCTCCGCTGCGGTATTCGATGATCTTGTTACCCAGTGACCGGTCGGCAATGCCCAGACCCACCTTGTCCACCACGAACCGGTCAGGTGTCACCTCACCACCGACCACCGACAGCCCCAGGCCCCAGCTGGCTTCCAGCACGATTTTGGAGCGGTCACCGCTGGTGGGGCTGAGGGTGAACATCACGCCTGCCGCGCGTGCCCGCACGGTCTTCTGGATCACCACAGCCATCTCGATGGCGTGGGGATCGATGTCCTTCTCGGAGAGGTAGGACAGGACCCGCCCGGCAAAGACGCTGACGTAGCACTCATGCACGTACTTCAGGACCTCGTCCGCACCCACGATGTCCACCCAGGTTTCGAACTCGCCCGCAAAACTGGCGCCCACGGAATCCTCAGCCGTTGCGCTGGAGCGCACGGCCACCGCGATGTTCTCCACCCCTGTTTCGGTGCACAGCTTCGTGTAAGCCCCGCGCACTGCGTCTGCCACCTCTGCCGGGATGGGCACGTCGGCGAACCGTTGGCTGATGCGGTGCGCGGCGTCGTCGAACGCTGCCTGGTCCCGCCCGCTGCCCAGCCCGTCCAGCACGCGTCGGGTGAACTCCTTCAGTCCATCCGCCTCAAGGTAGGCCCGGTAGGCCGCAGCGGTCACGGCGAAGCCGGGTGCCACGGGCAGCCCTTCGGCCGTCATCTGGGCGAGGCCGGCGGCCTTGCCGCCCACTTACCTGACGTCCTGGCAGGCGGGGTCGGTGAATTCGTGGATATACACAGTCAAGCTCCTAGCTGACCACTGCAGCGGTGTCGGTGGCGTGAACGGTTTCGGGGGCGGGTTCAAGTACGACGACGGTGCCCGCCTTGCCGTCGATCCTTACCCTTTGGCCGGTGGTCAGGCGGGCGGTGGCGAAGCCAGTGCCGACCACGGCAGGTATGCCATACTCGCGGCAGACAATGGCGGCGTGGCACATCATGCCTCCAATGTCGGTGATGACGCCGGTGGCTACGGCGAAGGCCGCTGCCCACGACGGCGCGGTAATCGGAGCCACCAGGATTTCGCCGGTCTGCAGGAGCGGAAGGTCCTTTTCGGAACGCAGGACCCTAACGGTGCCTTCGACGATGCCGAGGGACCCCGGGATGCCGTTGAGCTTGTCCGTGGCGCCGTCGGAGGCGCCGAGCCAGTCCTGCACGCGTTCGGTGGTGACACCGTAGTTCATCACGGCAAACGGGTCCGTGACCTGCTGCGGCGGGATGCCGTAGGCGGGCGGGGCGCTGGCTGCCTGGAGCGCTGCGACGATGGGCCGGCGGCGGGCGATTTCTGCCTGCCAGCGCTTCTTGCCGCGGGCAGGAACGCCGATGGCCCATGAGTCCACCACGTCAAAGAGAGCGGTGTCCAGCTCGAAACGGTTCAGGTAGAACATGTCTTCGGCGGTGTCGAGGAAGCCGGCATCGACCAGGAAGCGCGCCAGGTCCCACGCTTTTTCCCAAAAGACTTTGTGGGACCAGTGCTCTACGTAGATGTTGTGTTCCTCGATGTAGGGGAAGACCTTTCGGGCCAGTCCGAGCAGTTCGTCGAACTGTCGTGCTTCATCGCCGGTGAGGAGGGCCCGGTATTCGTCCACGATCTCGTCCCGCTCTTCGCGGAGCCGCTCGATGGGCCGGGAGATGTCTTCGCCGTTGGCAATCTTGAGCGCGTACCGTGAGATGCCCTGCAGCGGGATGGAGAGGTCGCTGGCCCAGGTTTCCTGGTCATGGGTGAACCCGTACTCGGCGAAGTAGTTGAACCAGGGGTCCTGGGCCTCTTCGAACGCCGCCAGCCAGGTCCGGCCGTTGGTGGATTCGGCCAGCGCGGCGAGGATGGCGTCGGGGCCGGTGTCCCCGGTGATGATGCTGTTCAGGCCGAGTTCGTGGGAGAGCGCCGCGAGCTTGCGCAGTTCGTCGTCCGGGCGGAAGGCGAGGACATCGACGCCGGCCACCATGCGGGAGATGGACTGCTCGCTGATGAGCGGGAAGGCCTGCTTGCAGAACTGGAAGAAGGTGATGTAGCCGCCGTAGCCCAGGTTCAGGAATTCGAAGTGGTACTGCCAGATGGAGAAGAATTCATCGATCAGCCGGTGGTAATTCTCGATGACG is a window from the Arthrobacter sp. NicSoilC5 genome containing:
- a CDS encoding PEP/pyruvate-binding domain-containing protein; this translates as MGGKAAGLAQMTAEGLPVAPGFAVTAAAYRAYLEADGLKEFTRRVLDGLGSGRDQAAFDDAAHRISQRFADVPIPAEVADAVRGAYTKLCTETGVENIAVAVRSSATAEDSVGASFAGEFETWVDIVGADEVLKYVHECYVSVFAGRVLSYLSEKDIDPHAIEMAVVIQKTVRARAAGVMFTLSPTSGDRSKIVLEASWGLGLSVVGGEVTPDRFVVDKVGLGIADRSLGNKIIEYRSGDAPVDVPAERRNILCLQDDEVVALATLGKKLERIHQAPQDIEFAVDEELPEGSNVILLQCRPETVWSNADRKPAFDAAAGMMSWITGSISGTATPPAHAHGASHQH
- a CDS encoding PEP-utilizing enzyme, which codes for MTETTPGSAARFPFFSESTSPAGGEGWESMYPYYLVPSEETTEHENAQFWFADTMHWSRGCHPFDSIGAEAVYLGVGTFSTRIFALPVSLGLDVRVVNGYVYISPLGVEDPARIRERVAIFQERAGYYYANWDELYGKWKTKMEGAIDSLRTIEFPRLTEYDPAEVVSEARGRSSAMAVIENYHRLIDEFFSIWQYHFEFLNLGYGGYITFFQFCKQAFPLISEQSISRMVAGVDVLAFRPDDELRKLAALSHELGLNSIITGDTGPDAILAALAESTNGRTWLAAFEEAQDPWFNYFAEYGFTHDQETWASDLSIPLQGISRYALKIANGEDISRPIERLREERDEIVDEYRALLTGDEARQFDELLGLARKVFPYIEEHNIYVEHWSHKVFWEKAWDLARFLVDAGFLDTAEDMFYLNRFELDTALFDVVDSWAIGVPARGKKRWQAEIARRRPIVAALQAASAPPAYGIPPQQVTDPFAVMNYGVTTERVQDWLGASDGATDKLNGIPGSLGIVEGTVRVLRSEKDLPLLQTGEILVAPITAPSWAAAFAVATGVITDIGGMMCHAAIVCREYGIPAVVGTGFATARLTTGQRVRIDGKAGTVVVLEPAPETVHATDTAAVVS
- a CDS encoding GntR family transcriptional regulator → MTQASSSPALAQTDQRLPLHARVKDDLIRRVRANEWASTTPLPPESALAEEYGISVGTLRRVLAELAADGILERHQGRGTYVRRATFQHSLFRFFRMQGGAGQTPGSRILERTTQDAPSHVAAALQIHEHSPVLHLHRLRLWQDTPFLVEDIWLPLPQFQAIADIELKELGNLLYPEYENRIGLIIGSATEELSVTQTTDAQAALLGCKTGDPLVKINRTARTHTGDVAEYRESYGLASTFRYQVEIN
- a CDS encoding SLC13 family permease, with the translated sequence MQELVAVSGLVLIFGLSMWRNINMGAVALVVAFLLGVLYFGQTATDIASGFPGSLLITLLGVTYLFGMARANGTIDQIVGGAVGAVRGRVALVPWVFFILAAIITGSGALSAATNAILIPVGLAFAQRYRINPLLVGLCIINGTNAGGFSPIAVYYNIVNGVLAKVGVSVDAGQLFLWTFIANVVINAVAFILLGGPELMRRGREEDTADSTTSYLGGGTATITRTATWTGEKIVTVVLMVSILVGALGFKLDVGFLALAAAVVLSALYPQHSKEALGHIGWNVILLIGGIVTYISVLESAGVIKELAHSVAGIGTPLLAALMMLVVAGVVSAFASTNAMFVVLVPLAAPLLVTGSVAVLGFVIALCIAASAVDSSPFSTGGALVIANTEEDKRDKTFRGMMIWGMSMIVAAPLLAWLLFVVI